The following proteins are co-located in the Paludibaculum fermentans genome:
- a CDS encoding APC family permease: MRSRGPLWGVRKELFVEASPRVAMTPNRVVIASTIALSFISFWRAAAIVLSDLASSAYYVGGITEKAIGKSAPWFILAIMLFSYAVRAVYIEGCAMYVRGGVYRVVHEALGSRMAKLAVSALMFDYVLTGPISGVSAGLYLAGLINETAEHFFHQQHLINDAGFAVVFALVVTVYFWRKNIIGIHESSHKALRIMQITTLMVVILIAWCLYTIFHGHFQAVPMPVLGNIKLSEESLGWLPGSWVQMIPAVAILVGLGHSLLAMSGEESLAQVNREIAHPKLKNLERAGLVIFIYSLVFTSLVSFFAVMIIPDTDRKLFLDNLIGGLAMHLDGPMPLRLLFHAFVVFVGALILSGAVNTAIIGSNGVLNRVAEDNVLPNWFRSPHKKFGTTHRLVNMIVGLQIVTIILSRGDVYLLGEAYAFGVVWSFAFNATSVLVLRFKDKRPREWKVPLNLQVGGVEIPVGLGLIALSLFTLAITNVLTKKIATVSGVIFTLAFFILFTVSEKLNRRRALAANAGHEQFRLDDSEGVSAEILDVRPGNVLVAVRNPNRLNHLHRVLQKTDIRKIDIVAVSISDEEAPFTARESELFTKVVTLAEKEGKSVKLLTVPGDDPNGALVETAARLQSSRIVIGTSPKLTTAQQGHAIGIQWERLPEPRPAISLEVVPDDPAERPSFVNLGPHPPRLWPEDIELLHELWRDLSASGPGHRLRHRDVVGVALRRLKAELNSKERDEILKDISRSTDL, from the coding sequence TTGAGAAGCCGCGGCCCGCTTTGGGGCGTGCGCAAGGAGCTGTTTGTGGAAGCGTCACCGCGAGTGGCGATGACCCCGAACCGGGTTGTCATCGCCTCAACGATTGCCCTCTCGTTCATTTCCTTCTGGCGGGCTGCCGCCATTGTGCTCTCCGACCTCGCCTCCTCGGCCTACTACGTCGGAGGCATCACCGAAAAAGCCATCGGTAAGTCCGCCCCCTGGTTCATCCTGGCCATCATGCTCTTCTCCTACGCGGTCCGCGCCGTGTATATCGAAGGCTGCGCCATGTATGTCCGCGGCGGCGTCTACCGCGTCGTCCACGAGGCGCTCGGATCGCGCATGGCCAAGTTGGCCGTGTCGGCGCTCATGTTCGACTACGTGCTCACCGGCCCCATCAGCGGCGTGTCGGCCGGCCTCTATCTGGCCGGGCTGATCAACGAGACGGCGGAGCACTTCTTCCACCAGCAGCACCTCATCAACGATGCCGGCTTTGCCGTGGTCTTTGCCCTGGTCGTGACCGTCTACTTCTGGCGCAAGAACATCATCGGGATCCACGAGTCGAGCCACAAGGCCCTGCGGATCATGCAGATCACCACGCTCATGGTGGTGATCCTCATCGCCTGGTGTCTCTACACCATCTTCCATGGCCACTTCCAGGCCGTGCCTATGCCGGTGCTGGGCAACATCAAGCTGAGTGAGGAGTCGCTGGGCTGGCTGCCCGGATCGTGGGTGCAGATGATTCCCGCCGTGGCGATTCTGGTCGGGTTGGGTCACTCGCTGCTGGCTATGTCCGGCGAGGAGTCGCTGGCCCAGGTGAACCGCGAAATCGCCCACCCCAAGCTCAAGAATCTTGAGCGCGCCGGCCTGGTCATCTTCATCTACTCCCTGGTCTTCACCTCCCTGGTCTCGTTCTTCGCGGTCATGATCATCCCGGATACAGACCGCAAGCTGTTCCTGGACAACCTGATCGGCGGCCTGGCCATGCATCTCGACGGGCCCATGCCGCTGCGCCTGCTGTTCCACGCCTTCGTGGTGTTCGTCGGCGCCCTCATCCTGTCCGGTGCTGTGAATACCGCCATCATCGGTTCGAACGGTGTGCTGAACCGCGTGGCCGAAGACAACGTCCTGCCCAACTGGTTCCGCAGCCCGCACAAGAAGTTCGGCACGACGCACCGTTTGGTGAACATGATCGTCGGGCTGCAGATCGTGACCATCATCCTCAGCCGCGGCGACGTCTACCTCCTCGGCGAAGCCTATGCCTTCGGCGTCGTATGGAGCTTCGCCTTCAACGCGACCTCGGTGCTGGTGCTGCGCTTCAAGGACAAACGGCCCAGGGAATGGAAGGTGCCGCTGAACCTGCAGGTCGGGGGCGTCGAGATTCCCGTCGGGCTGGGCCTGATCGCGTTGTCGCTGTTCACGCTGGCCATCACGAACGTACTGACGAAGAAGATCGCGACCGTGTCTGGCGTCATCTTTACCCTCGCGTTCTTCATCCTCTTCACCGTCTCCGAGAAGCTGAACCGCCGGCGCGCCCTGGCCGCGAACGCGGGGCACGAGCAGTTCCGCCTGGACGACTCGGAAGGCGTCTCGGCCGAGATTCTCGACGTGCGGCCGGGCAACGTGCTGGTGGCCGTACGCAATCCCAACCGGCTGAACCACCTCCACCGGGTTCTCCAAAAGACCGATATCCGCAAGATCGACATTGTGGCGGTCTCCATCTCCGATGAAGAAGCCCCTTTCACGGCCCGCGAATCCGAGTTGTTCACCAAAGTGGTGACCCTGGCGGAGAAGGAAGGCAAATCGGTGAAGCTGCTCACCGTGCCCGGCGACGATCCCAACGGGGCCCTCGTCGAAACCGCCGCGCGGCTGCAATCGTCGCGCATCGTCATCGGGACTTCGCCGAAGCTGACCACGGCGCAACAGGGACACGCCATCGGCATTCAGTGGGAACGCCTGCCTGAACCCAGGCCGGCCATCTCCCTGGAAGTCGTGCCCGACGATCCGGCGGAACGCCCGAGTTTCGTCAACCTGGGGCCGCACCCGCCGCGTCTGTGGCCCGAGGACATTGAGCTCCTGCACGAACTGTGGCGGGATCTTTCCGCTTCGGGGCCCGGACACCGGCTGCGTCATCGCGACGTGGTGGGCGTCGCGCTGCGCCGCCTGAAAGCCGAGCTCAATTCGAAGGAGCGGGATGAGATCCTGAAGGACATCTCGCGGTCGACTGACCTCTAA
- a CDS encoding ATP-binding protein: MTAWAQRLGIWGTVLRSLAGVGLVLLVSAVARVVLGVNATTVGFAFLLVVLGLATAWGLREAIAASVVAMLCFNFFFLPPVGHFTIADPQNWVALCAFLATALVASHLSNRAKMQAVEARERQQETERLYSFSRSILLTDNTQPVGQQAARFIAQTFDCPAVALYDAAEGEVYRGGAGDLPTIDEALKRVALDGVRSSDASKLLIVLPITLGGRPIGSVALLGLSCSDGAMEAMANLVAIALERARSAEIASKAEAARQSEEFKSTLLDAIAHEFKTPLTSIKAASTSILSEPERVAPDIREFTEIIDEETDRLTLLVNEAVRMSQIEAGKVLVEKQAQHVPSFLAHVLSTFQSRLEGRSATVEASEALPLVQFDSELIALALRQLIDNALKYSPPETPIRLTSAVVDGALEIRVIDQGKGIPEKEREKVFQVYYRRDTSKGKVPGTGLGLHIAREILKAHGGSLHIEGPSGAGAEFCLRLPLEAVRV, translated from the coding sequence ATGACCGCGTGGGCGCAACGGCTGGGCATTTGGGGTACGGTGCTGCGGTCCCTGGCCGGAGTTGGCCTCGTCCTGCTGGTCTCCGCCGTGGCTCGCGTAGTCCTGGGCGTCAATGCCACTACCGTGGGCTTCGCGTTCCTCCTGGTGGTTCTGGGCCTGGCTACCGCCTGGGGGCTGCGTGAAGCAATTGCCGCCTCAGTGGTGGCGATGCTGTGCTTCAACTTCTTCTTCCTGCCGCCGGTGGGGCACTTCACCATTGCTGACCCGCAGAACTGGGTAGCGCTGTGCGCGTTCCTGGCTACGGCCCTCGTCGCCAGCCATCTGTCGAATCGCGCCAAGATGCAGGCCGTGGAGGCGCGGGAGCGGCAGCAGGAGACGGAACGGCTCTACTCGTTCAGCCGGTCCATCCTCTTGACCGACAATACTCAACCGGTGGGGCAGCAGGCCGCCCGCTTCATCGCGCAGACCTTCGACTGTCCGGCCGTGGCGCTCTACGACGCGGCGGAAGGCGAAGTCTATCGCGGCGGTGCCGGCGATCTGCCCACCATCGACGAGGCATTGAAGCGTGTGGCGCTGGACGGCGTGCGCAGTTCGGACGCCTCGAAGCTGCTGATTGTCCTGCCCATCACGTTGGGCGGCCGGCCCATCGGCAGCGTCGCGCTGCTGGGGCTGTCGTGCTCCGACGGGGCGATGGAAGCCATGGCGAACCTCGTGGCGATTGCGCTGGAGCGGGCACGGTCCGCCGAGATCGCCAGCAAGGCCGAGGCGGCGCGTCAAAGCGAGGAGTTCAAGTCCACTTTGCTCGATGCGATCGCGCACGAGTTCAAGACGCCGCTCACGTCGATCAAGGCCGCCTCCACATCGATCCTCAGTGAGCCGGAACGGGTAGCCCCGGATATCCGCGAGTTCACTGAGATCATCGACGAGGAGACAGACCGTCTGACGCTGCTGGTCAACGAAGCCGTGCGCATGTCCCAGATCGAGGCTGGCAAGGTGCTGGTGGAGAAGCAGGCGCAGCACGTGCCCTCGTTCCTCGCCCACGTGCTCTCGACCTTCCAGTCCAGGCTTGAGGGGCGTTCCGCCACGGTGGAAGCCTCAGAGGCTCTGCCCCTCGTCCAGTTCGATTCCGAACTGATCGCGCTGGCGCTGCGGCAGCTCATCGACAATGCGTTGAAGTACTCGCCGCCCGAGACGCCCATCCGGTTGACCTCGGCGGTGGTGGATGGCGCCCTGGAGATCCGCGTGATCGACCAGGGCAAAGGCATTCCCGAAAAGGAGCGCGAGAAGGTGTTCCAGGTCTACTACCGGCGAGACACGTCGAAAGGGAAGGTGCCGGGCACGGGCCTGGGCCTGCACATTGCGCGCGAGATCCTCAAGGCGCACGGCGGCAGTCTCCACATTGAGGGCCCGTCCGGGGCCGGTGCGGAGTTCTGCCTCCGGCTGCCGTTGGAGGCGGTCCGGGTATGA
- a CDS encoding response regulator transcription factor, giving the protein MTSGKLLIVDDEPQIRRVLRVTLTTHGYEVQDARSGEEAMLRLRESRFDLILLDMNMPGMGGLEACREIRATSEVAIIMLTVRSTEMDKVAALDAGADDYITKPFSTPELLARIRAALRRLPVSEESTTDSLRFDDLEINLATRRVTAKGKEMRLTPKEFDLLRYLVANPNIPIPHGKLLQAVWGPDYGDQVEYLRVFINQLRKKIELDPSHPRYLLTEPWVGYRFAIPSK; this is encoded by the coding sequence ATGACTTCCGGCAAGCTCCTGATTGTGGATGACGAGCCGCAGATCCGGCGCGTCTTGCGCGTGACGCTCACCACGCATGGCTATGAGGTGCAGGACGCCCGCAGCGGCGAAGAGGCCATGCTGCGGCTGCGCGAGTCGCGCTTCGACCTGATCCTGCTCGACATGAACATGCCGGGGATGGGCGGGCTGGAAGCCTGCCGCGAGATCCGGGCCACGTCCGAGGTTGCCATCATCATGCTGACCGTGCGCAGCACGGAGATGGACAAGGTGGCGGCGCTGGACGCGGGCGCCGACGACTACATTACCAAGCCGTTCAGCACGCCCGAACTGCTGGCGCGCATCCGGGCCGCCCTGCGGCGCCTGCCCGTGAGTGAAGAGAGCACCACTGATTCCCTGCGCTTCGACGACCTGGAGATCAATCTCGCGACGCGACGCGTCACCGCCAAGGGCAAGGAGATGCGACTCACTCCAAAAGAGTTTGACCTGCTTCGCTACCTGGTGGCGAATCCGAATATCCCGATTCCCCACGGCAAGCTGCTGCAGGCCGTCTGGGGGCCGGACTATGGCGACCAGGTGGAGTACCTGCGGGTGTTCATCAACCAGTTGCGTAAGAAAATTGAGCTCGATCCGTCCCATCCAAGGTATCTGCTGACTGAACCGTGGGTCGGCTACCGCTTCGCAATCCCCTCTAAATAA
- the kdpF gene encoding K(+)-transporting ATPase subunit F produces MDYVIAGIAAVLLFLYLIYALLKPERF; encoded by the coding sequence ATGGACTACGTGATCGCGGGGATCGCTGCTGTGCTGCTGTTCCTCTACCTGATCTATGCGTTGTTGAAGCCGGAGCGCTTCTAA
- the kdpA gene encoding potassium-transporting ATPase subunit KdpA — protein MTTLGVLQILVFFAVILAVTKPLGAFMTRLFAGERTFLHPLLRPVERLIYVLGGVDEKEEQRWTKYTASLLSFSLFSFVVLYLLQRLQGVLPVNPQGFSGAHAPSGATAMTPDLAFNTAVSFVTNTNWQSYVGETTLSYLVQMAGLTVQNFASAAAGIAIAVAVIRGFARQQASSLGNFWVDLVRGTLYLLLPLSLVGALFLCSQGVIQNLSPYTQVTTVEGKTQVLAQGPVASQEAIKMIGTNGGGFFNANSAHPFENPTPLTNFVQMLMIFIIPAGLTYTFGRMVGDTRQGWALFAAMSLLFFAGVFALYASEQAGNPILAKMGIQTAATANQPGGNMEGKEVRFGIAATALFATITTDASCGAVNGMHDSFTPLGGLVPLFNLHLGEVIFGGVGAGLYGMLLFAIVAVFIAGLMVGRTPEYLGKKIESKEVKMAMLAMLATSAAILLFSGITAVIQFPKDAYWNGSYGPGVGNLNNSGPHGLAEILYAYSSGAANNGSAFAGISANTPWYNLTIGLAMLVGRFLMIIPLMAAAGSLAAKKRVPVTSGTFPTHGPLFVGLLAGTVVIVGALTFFPALSLTPIVEHFLMQQGRLF, from the coding sequence ATGACTACACTGGGTGTACTTCAAATCTTGGTCTTCTTCGCGGTGATCCTCGCCGTGACGAAACCGCTGGGCGCCTTCATGACGCGGCTGTTCGCGGGTGAGCGGACCTTCCTGCACCCGCTGCTGCGGCCCGTGGAGAGGCTCATCTACGTACTGGGCGGCGTGGATGAGAAGGAAGAGCAGCGCTGGACCAAATATACGGCCAGCCTGCTCTCGTTCAGCTTGTTCAGCTTCGTTGTCCTCTATCTGCTGCAGCGGCTGCAGGGCGTGCTGCCCGTGAATCCGCAAGGTTTCTCCGGAGCCCACGCGCCCAGCGGCGCGACCGCGATGACTCCGGACCTGGCGTTCAATACCGCCGTGTCGTTCGTAACGAATACCAACTGGCAGAGCTACGTGGGCGAGACCACGCTCAGCTACCTGGTGCAGATGGCCGGACTCACGGTGCAAAACTTCGCTTCGGCGGCGGCCGGCATCGCCATTGCCGTGGCCGTCATCCGCGGCTTTGCCCGGCAGCAGGCCTCCTCGCTCGGCAACTTCTGGGTCGACCTGGTGCGCGGCACGCTCTACCTGTTGCTGCCCCTGTCGCTGGTCGGCGCATTGTTCCTGTGCTCGCAGGGCGTCATCCAGAACCTGAGCCCGTATACGCAGGTGACGACCGTTGAGGGCAAGACGCAGGTTCTGGCCCAGGGTCCGGTGGCGTCGCAGGAAGCCATCAAGATGATCGGCACCAACGGCGGCGGCTTCTTCAATGCGAACTCGGCCCACCCGTTTGAGAATCCGACCCCGCTCACGAACTTCGTGCAGATGCTGATGATCTTCATCATCCCGGCCGGACTCACCTATACGTTCGGCCGCATGGTCGGGGATACGCGGCAGGGCTGGGCGCTCTTCGCTGCAATGAGTTTGCTGTTCTTCGCCGGAGTCTTCGCGCTTTACGCCTCTGAGCAGGCGGGCAACCCGATCCTGGCGAAGATGGGTATCCAGACAGCGGCCACGGCCAACCAGCCGGGCGGCAACATGGAGGGTAAGGAAGTGCGGTTCGGTATCGCCGCAACCGCACTCTTCGCCACCATCACCACCGATGCCAGTTGCGGCGCGGTGAACGGCATGCACGACAGCTTCACGCCCCTGGGCGGATTGGTGCCGCTGTTCAACCTGCACCTGGGCGAAGTCATCTTCGGCGGTGTGGGCGCCGGCCTCTACGGCATGCTGCTCTTCGCCATCGTGGCCGTCTTCATCGCCGGCCTGATGGTGGGCCGCACGCCGGAGTACCTCGGCAAGAAGATCGAAAGCAAGGAAGTGAAGATGGCCATGCTCGCGATGCTGGCGACCTCGGCGGCCATCCTGCTCTTCTCCGGCATCACGGCCGTCATCCAGTTCCCGAAGGATGCCTACTGGAACGGGTCGTATGGACCGGGCGTGGGCAACCTGAACAACAGCGGCCCGCACGGATTGGCGGAGATCCTTTACGCCTACTCCAGCGGCGCCGCGAATAACGGCAGCGCCTTTGCGGGCATCAGTGCGAATACGCCCTGGTACAACCTGACCATCGGCCTGGCCATGTTGGTGGGCCGGTTCCTGATGATCATCCCGCTGATGGCCGCCGCGGGCAGCCTGGCTGCCAAGAAACGCGTGCCGGTGACCAGCGGTACGTTCCCGACGCACGGCCCTCTGTTCGTGGGCCTGCTGGCGGGCACTGTGGTGATTGTTGGCGCGCTGACGTTCTTCCCGGCGCTCTCGCTAACCCCGATCGTCGAACACTTCCTGATGCAACAGGGGAGGCTCTTCTAA
- the kdpB gene encoding potassium-transporting ATPase subunit KdpB, with the protein MPQATKDVPVETPQQPVESGELLPKKLAHARPLFDPQILRRAIIESFVKLNPKVLLKNPVIFVVEAGAVMTTVFLVRDLATGAGGIGFTAQISLWLWFTVLFANFAEAMAEARGKAQADALRKTKTDSVAKRVKSGGATESVAASMLRAGDVVICEAGDIIPGDGEVIEGIATVDESVITGESAPVIRESGGDRSAVTGGTKILSDQVRIKITSNPGETFLDRMIALVEGAERQKTPNEIALNILIAGLTLIFLLAVVTLQPFAQFSAGASGTGSVPSVAVLVSLLVCLIPTTIGGLLSAIGIAGMDRVMQHNVLAMSGRAVEASGDVNTLLLDKTGTITIGNREAVEFLPVPGVTESELADAAQLSSLADETPEGRSVVVLAKQKYGLRGREVSHHEAHFIPFSAYTRMSGVDIDQRRLRKGATESICQFVKEQGGRVPQDLTAISERISRMGGTPLAVADGARALGVIYLKDIVKGGMKERLGQLRAMGIRSVMITGDNPLTAAAIAAEAGVDDFLAQASPADKLAYIRKEQSDGRLVAMTGDGTNDAPALAQADVGLAMNTGTMAAKEAGNMVDLDSNPTKLIEVVAIGKQLLITRGALTTFSIANDVAKYFAIIPAMFMATYPALGALNIMGLHNPQSAVLSAVIFNALIIIVLVPLALRGVKYRPESAASLLRRNLLVYGLGGIIAPFPGIWLIDQLVHVLRLA; encoded by the coding sequence ATGCCGCAAGCTACTAAAGATGTACCGGTGGAGACACCGCAGCAACCAGTGGAAAGCGGCGAACTGCTGCCCAAGAAACTGGCGCACGCCCGTCCTCTCTTCGATCCGCAGATCCTGCGGCGGGCCATCATCGAGTCGTTCGTCAAGCTGAACCCGAAGGTTCTGCTGAAGAACCCGGTGATCTTCGTGGTGGAAGCGGGCGCCGTCATGACCACCGTGTTCCTGGTGCGCGACCTGGCGACCGGCGCCGGCGGCATCGGGTTCACCGCGCAGATCTCGCTGTGGCTGTGGTTCACGGTCCTCTTCGCCAACTTCGCCGAGGCGATGGCAGAAGCGCGCGGCAAGGCGCAGGCTGATGCCCTGCGGAAGACGAAGACCGATTCCGTGGCCAAGCGCGTGAAGTCGGGCGGTGCCACTGAGTCGGTGGCGGCTTCCATGCTGCGCGCCGGTGACGTGGTGATCTGCGAAGCCGGAGACATCATCCCTGGCGACGGGGAAGTGATCGAAGGCATCGCGACCGTCGACGAGTCAGTGATCACGGGTGAAAGCGCTCCGGTGATTCGCGAGTCCGGCGGCGACCGCAGCGCGGTGACCGGCGGCACGAAGATCCTGTCGGACCAGGTTCGCATCAAGATCACGTCGAACCCCGGCGAGACGTTCCTCGACCGGATGATCGCGCTGGTGGAAGGCGCCGAACGCCAGAAGACCCCCAACGAGATCGCGCTGAACATTCTCATCGCCGGCCTCACGCTGATCTTCCTGCTGGCCGTGGTGACGCTGCAGCCGTTCGCGCAGTTCAGCGCCGGCGCCTCGGGTACGGGCTCTGTCCCTTCGGTCGCGGTGCTGGTGTCGCTGCTGGTCTGCCTGATCCCGACGACCATCGGCGGGCTGCTGTCCGCCATCGGCATCGCCGGCATGGACCGCGTGATGCAGCACAACGTGCTGGCCATGAGCGGCCGCGCGGTGGAAGCCTCCGGCGACGTGAACACGCTGCTGCTGGATAAGACCGGCACGATCACCATCGGCAACCGCGAGGCGGTGGAGTTCCTCCCCGTCCCTGGCGTCACCGAGAGCGAACTGGCCGATGCGGCGCAGTTGTCGAGCCTGGCCGACGAGACTCCGGAAGGACGCTCGGTCGTCGTGCTGGCGAAACAGAAGTACGGCCTGCGTGGCCGCGAAGTGTCTCACCACGAGGCGCACTTCATCCCGTTCTCCGCCTATACCCGCATGAGCGGCGTCGATATCGACCAGCGCCGGCTGCGCAAGGGCGCAACCGAGTCGATCTGCCAGTTTGTGAAGGAGCAGGGCGGCCGCGTCCCGCAGGACCTGACCGCCATTTCCGAACGCATCTCCAGGATGGGTGGGACGCCGCTGGCCGTGGCCGATGGGGCTCGCGCGCTGGGCGTCATCTACCTGAAGGACATCGTCAAGGGCGGCATGAAAGAGCGCCTGGGCCAGTTGCGGGCGATGGGCATCCGCAGCGTAATGATCACGGGCGACAACCCACTGACGGCTGCCGCGATTGCCGCCGAAGCGGGCGTCGACGACTTCCTGGCGCAGGCTTCTCCGGCCGACAAGCTCGCCTACATCCGCAAGGAGCAGAGCGACGGCCGCCTGGTGGCGATGACGGGTGATGGTACGAACGACGCTCCGGCGCTGGCGCAGGCCGATGTCGGGCTGGCGATGAATACGGGCACCATGGCCGCGAAAGAAGCCGGCAACATGGTGGACCTCGATTCCAATCCCACCAAGCTGATTGAAGTGGTGGCCATCGGCAAACAGTTGCTCATCACCCGCGGGGCGCTCACCACGTTCTCGATCGCGAACGACGTGGCGAAGTACTTCGCGATCATCCCGGCCATGTTCATGGCGACGTATCCGGCCTTGGGCGCGCTGAACATCATGGGGCTGCACAACCCGCAGAGCGCGGTGCTTTCGGCGGTGATCTTCAACGCGTTGATCATCATCGTGCTGGTGCCGCTGGCGCTGCGCGGTGTGAAATACCGGCCGGAATCGGCGGCCAGCCTGCTGCGCCGCAACCTGCTGGTTTACGGCCTGGGCGGCATCATCGCCCCGTTCCCCGGCATCTGGCTGATCGATCAACTGGTGCATGTGTTGAGGCTTGCGTAA
- the kdpC gene encoding potassium-transporting ATPase subunit KdpC codes for MWKQILPGLRMTLVLTVLTGLAYPGIVTPLCQVLFPRQANGSLVSLHGQVVGSNLIGQNFSKPGYFHPRPSAAGSDGYDASASSGSNLGPTSQKLVDRVKASADQFRKENPGYSEPIPADILTASGSGLDPHITPAAALAQAARVASARGVGVEQVKALVEQATEGRDLGMLGEPRVNVLALNMAMDQRFPLAR; via the coding sequence ATGTGGAAACAAATCCTCCCCGGATTGCGAATGACGCTGGTGTTGACGGTGTTGACGGGCCTGGCGTACCCGGGCATCGTGACGCCGCTGTGTCAGGTGCTGTTCCCGAGGCAAGCGAACGGGAGCCTGGTCTCCCTGCATGGCCAGGTGGTGGGTTCGAACCTGATCGGCCAGAACTTCAGCAAGCCGGGCTACTTTCATCCGCGGCCCTCGGCGGCCGGCTCCGACGGCTATGACGCGTCGGCCTCCAGCGGCTCGAATCTCGGGCCGACCAGCCAGAAGCTGGTGGATCGGGTGAAGGCCTCGGCGGACCAGTTCCGCAAGGAGAATCCCGGCTACAGCGAGCCGATTCCGGCGGACATCCTCACGGCGAGTGGCAGCGGCCTCGATCCGCACATCACTCCGGCGGCGGCGCTGGCCCAGGCGGCCCGCGTCGCGTCCGCCCGGGGCGTGGGTGTGGAGCAGGTCAAAGCCCTGGTCGAGCAGGCGACGGAAGGCCGCGACCTGGGCATGCTGGGCGAGCCGCGCGTGAATGTGCTGGCCCTGAATATGGCGATGGATCAAAGGTTCCCGCTGGCCCGGTAA
- a CDS encoding histidine kinase: MTEVDRRPSPETFLRQAELEERHLRRGKLKIFLGYASGVGKSFRMLDEGRRRKERGQDVVVAAAQHAVSEDVEELIDRFEVIPPRMDLGAPALDVQLIRKRHPSVCLIDGLAYNNPPGSKHPYRWQDVEELLRNGISVVTSINLQYVAERQEQVEAIRGRVVKESVPLAFLLTADEIEIVDAPPEYCVDRANSRNGVMVAPEELSRQLSELREIALLLAAEVVDHQLEEYLHRNGVEQHYGANERILVCLTPRSNAALMIRRARRQAERFHGELYAVYVEQSDLDEDDRTTLESNLSLSREAKAQVHVLHGEDPVGAILKFAGEQGVTQIFVGHSQRTKWWNSWRPNPVERLILESDGIDVRIFPHSGGAM; this comes from the coding sequence ATGACTGAAGTGGATCGCAGGCCAAGTCCCGAGACGTTTCTCAGGCAGGCGGAGTTGGAAGAGCGCCATCTGCGGCGAGGGAAGCTCAAGATCTTCCTGGGCTACGCCTCCGGGGTGGGGAAGTCGTTTCGCATGCTGGACGAGGGCCGGCGGCGGAAGGAGCGCGGCCAGGACGTGGTCGTGGCCGCCGCGCAGCATGCCGTGTCCGAGGACGTGGAGGAGCTGATCGATCGTTTTGAGGTCATCCCGCCGCGGATGGATCTCGGTGCGCCCGCCCTGGACGTCCAGCTCATCCGGAAACGCCATCCCTCCGTCTGCCTGATCGACGGCCTGGCCTATAACAATCCGCCCGGCTCCAAGCACCCTTACCGTTGGCAGGATGTGGAGGAGTTGCTGCGCAACGGCATCTCCGTGGTCACTTCGATCAACCTGCAATATGTGGCCGAGCGCCAGGAGCAGGTGGAAGCCATCCGCGGGCGTGTGGTGAAGGAGTCGGTCCCCCTGGCCTTCCTTCTCACGGCGGATGAGATTGAGATCGTGGACGCTCCGCCTGAGTATTGCGTGGACCGTGCGAACAGCCGGAATGGCGTGATGGTGGCACCGGAAGAGCTGTCCAGGCAGCTCTCGGAGCTGCGGGAGATTGCGCTTCTCCTCGCGGCGGAAGTGGTGGATCATCAGCTGGAAGAGTATCTGCACCGGAACGGTGTGGAGCAGCACTACGGCGCGAATGAGCGGATTCTGGTCTGCCTGACACCGCGCTCCAATGCGGCGCTGATGATCCGCCGCGCGCGCCGCCAGGCGGAGCGGTTCCACGGGGAGCTGTACGCCGTGTACGTCGAGCAGAGTGACCTGGATGAAGACGACCGCACAACGCTGGAGTCGAACCTGTCGCTGTCACGGGAGGCGAAGGCACAGGTGCACGTGCTGCATGGGGAGGATCCGGTGGGCGCCATCCTCAAATTCGCGGGGGAGCAGGGCGTCACGCAGATCTTCGTGGGCCACAGCCAGCGCACGAAGTGGTGGAACAGTTGGAGGCCCAATCCGGTGGAACGCCTCATCCTGGAGTCCGATGGCATCGACGTCAGGATCTTTCCCCATTCTGGAGGGGCAATGTGA